From a single Streptomyces liliifuscus genomic region:
- a CDS encoding carbohydrate kinase family protein has product MSRSFDLLVIGDVNPDVVVGPVPRAMAFGQREQLVERGGLVLGGSAAIMACGAARLGLRVAFAGRVGDDPAGAFVRGALTDRGVDVTHLTTDPQLPTPLTVVLNDKDGDRAILTSPGCLAATSARDVPEALLADTRHVHAGSFFLMPRLARSLAAVFARARSHGASTSLDTNDDPDGRWDRELLAPVLEFTDILLPNAAEARALTGETQLDSAAAALAGAVPLVVVKDGSEGALTHDGERVLRVPAVPVEPIDTVGAGDSFDAGFVTATLRGLDLRSSLTLAAVCGSLSTRGHGGTAAQPTWHEALARTDLESRT; this is encoded by the coding sequence TTGTCCCGTTCCTTCGACCTCCTGGTGATCGGTGACGTCAATCCCGATGTCGTGGTGGGTCCTGTGCCCCGCGCGATGGCCTTCGGCCAGCGTGAACAGCTCGTCGAGCGGGGTGGGCTGGTCCTCGGCGGCTCGGCGGCCATCATGGCGTGCGGCGCCGCACGGCTGGGGCTGCGGGTGGCCTTCGCCGGGCGAGTGGGAGACGATCCCGCGGGCGCGTTCGTCCGCGGAGCGCTCACCGACCGCGGCGTCGACGTCACTCACCTGACCACCGACCCCCAACTGCCCACGCCCCTCACCGTGGTGCTCAACGACAAGGATGGCGACCGGGCCATCCTCACCTCGCCCGGCTGTCTGGCGGCGACGAGTGCGCGGGACGTGCCCGAGGCGCTGCTGGCCGACACCCGGCACGTGCACGCGGGGTCCTTCTTCCTGATGCCTCGTCTGGCCCGGTCCCTGGCAGCCGTGTTCGCCCGGGCAAGGTCCCACGGGGCGAGTACCTCGCTCGACACCAACGACGATCCCGACGGCAGATGGGACCGCGAACTGCTCGCCCCCGTACTGGAGTTCACCGACATCCTGTTGCCGAACGCCGCCGAGGCCCGCGCGCTCACCGGCGAGACCCAACTGGATTCGGCGGCAGCCGCGTTGGCGGGAGCCGTCCCGCTGGTCGTCGTCAAGGACGGCTCCGAGGGTGCGCTCACCCACGACGGAGAACGGGTCCTGCGCGTACCGGCCGTGCCGGTCGAGCCGATCGACACCGTGGGCGCGGGCGACAGCTTCGACGCCGGTTTCGTCACGGCGACCCTGCGCGGGCTGGACCTTCGCTCGTCGCTCACGCTGGCCGCCGTCTGCGGTTCGCTCTCGACCCGCGGCCACGGCGGCACGGCGGCGCAGCCGACGTGGCACGAGGCCCTCGCCCGCACCGACCTGGAGAGCCGCACATGA
- a CDS encoding flavoprotein — protein MTEQARKPFLYVVVCAAGVAEGVEELITLAQERNWEVGVIATPIATGFFDTAAVESRTGRPIRSAWRAPGDPRPFPDPDAVAVAPATFNTINKWAAGISDTLALGTLCEAYGMGVPISVLPCVSEALTAHPAYRDSLKRLRGMGVRFGEHAFGGPAERGFRWEQALDLLER, from the coding sequence GTGACCGAACAGGCCCGGAAGCCCTTTCTCTACGTCGTCGTCTGTGCCGCAGGAGTCGCCGAGGGGGTCGAGGAGTTGATCACCCTGGCGCAGGAGCGGAACTGGGAGGTCGGGGTCATCGCGACCCCGATCGCGACGGGCTTCTTCGACACCGCGGCGGTCGAGTCGCGCACCGGAAGGCCGATCCGGTCCGCCTGGCGTGCCCCCGGCGACCCGCGCCCCTTCCCCGACCCGGACGCCGTCGCCGTGGCGCCCGCGACCTTCAACACCATCAACAAATGGGCGGCCGGGATCTCCGACACCCTCGCCCTCGGCACACTCTGCGAGGCGTACGGGATGGGGGTGCCGATCTCCGTACTCCCTTGTGTGAGCGAGGCGTTGACGGCCCACCCCGCGTACCGGGACAGCCTGAAAAGGCTGCGCGGGATGGGCGTCCGGTTCGGTGAACACGCCTTCGGCGGCCCGGCCGAGCGGGGATTCCGCTGGGAACAGGCCCTGGACCTCCTGGAGCGCTGA
- a CDS encoding NAD(P)-dependent oxidoreductase: MSTPHKPLVILQADPHPKERIFTPDALTRLHDRFAVVEPDTEEAFDKALPDAFAVVGQPDLPAERLARAGELRALLNVEGNFFPNVDYDVCFRRGIHVLGCGPAYAQAVAEYALGLALDLARGISREDRAFRAGRERYVSDGNTDAVLLRGADVGLIGFGNLGRSLHPLLAPFRPTLRVYDPWLPAAVLREQGLVPAGLDETLSHSRFVFVLATVTDDSRHLLGERELGLLPDGARLVLVSRAPVVDFPALLARVAEGRLLAGIDVWPDEPVAADDPSRGLEGLVLSAHRAGGIPEAFLTIGDMVVDDLTLLADGLPPARMQTAARELVGRYRNRPVT, encoded by the coding sequence GTGAGCACCCCGCACAAGCCGCTCGTCATCCTGCAAGCCGACCCGCACCCCAAGGAACGCATCTTCACCCCGGATGCACTGACCCGGTTGCACGATCGCTTCGCAGTCGTGGAGCCGGACACCGAGGAAGCCTTCGACAAGGCACTGCCCGACGCGTTCGCCGTCGTCGGCCAGCCCGATCTGCCGGCCGAACGTCTCGCCCGGGCGGGCGAGTTGAGGGCCCTGCTCAACGTCGAGGGCAACTTCTTCCCGAACGTCGACTACGACGTGTGCTTCCGGCGCGGCATCCACGTCCTCGGCTGCGGACCGGCCTACGCCCAGGCCGTCGCCGAGTACGCCCTCGGGCTCGCGCTCGACCTCGCGCGCGGCATCAGCCGCGAGGACCGCGCCTTCCGCGCCGGACGCGAACGCTACGTGTCCGACGGCAACACCGACGCCGTACTGCTGCGCGGCGCGGACGTCGGCCTGATCGGATTCGGGAACCTCGGCCGCAGCCTCCACCCGCTCCTGGCGCCCTTCCGCCCCACCCTCCGCGTCTACGACCCCTGGCTGCCGGCCGCCGTCCTGCGCGAGCAGGGACTCGTCCCGGCCGGCCTCGACGAGACCCTGTCCCACAGCCGGTTCGTCTTCGTCCTCGCGACCGTCACGGACGACAGCCGTCATCTCCTCGGCGAGCGGGAACTCGGCCTGCTGCCCGACGGCGCCCGGCTCGTGCTGGTCAGCAGAGCGCCCGTCGTGGACTTCCCCGCGCTGCTCGCGCGGGTCGCCGAGGGCAGGCTGCTCGCGGGCATCGACGTCTGGCCCGACGAACCCGTCGCCGCCGACGACCCGTCCCGCGGACTGGAGGGCCTGGTCCTCTCCGCCCATCGCGCGGGCGGCATCCCGGAGGCCTTCCTGACCATCGGCGACATGGTCGTCGACGACCTGACCCTGCTGGCCGACGGGCTGCCGCCCGCCCGGATGCAGACCGCGGCGCGCGAACTCGTCGGCCGCTACCGCAACCGACCCGTCACCTGA
- a CDS encoding endo alpha-1,4 polygalactosaminidase, whose amino-acid sequence MPVKRGARVEVLRAVAALIVLAALASCTSDPDDKGPAESTRPSPKAVRLPPVHAGFDYQIGGAYPPPAGVRIVARDRKAEPARGLYNICYVNAFQAQPDERDDWPADLLLRDKKGKVVVDGDWDEALLDIGTPAKRERVADRVDEWIDGCADKDYDAVEPDNFDSFTRSRGLLSAADATAFIRLLSDHAHSRGLAIGQKNTVELAGQRGRTGLDFAVAEECGEYDECGEYAEAFDDRVVVIEYTDNGFRKARSGFGDRLSIVRRDVLVSTPDSADYVRKTR is encoded by the coding sequence ATGCCCGTCAAGCGTGGCGCCCGCGTGGAAGTGCTCAGGGCGGTCGCTGCCCTGATCGTCCTCGCCGCACTGGCTTCCTGTACGTCGGATCCGGACGACAAGGGTCCGGCCGAGTCGACGAGGCCGAGCCCGAAGGCCGTTCGGCTGCCCCCCGTGCACGCCGGTTTCGACTACCAGATCGGCGGCGCCTATCCGCCGCCCGCCGGCGTCCGTATCGTCGCCCGCGACCGCAAGGCCGAACCCGCGCGCGGCCTCTACAACATCTGTTACGTCAACGCGTTCCAGGCCCAGCCGGACGAACGGGACGACTGGCCCGCCGACCTGCTGCTGCGGGACAAGAAGGGCAAGGTCGTCGTCGACGGCGACTGGGACGAGGCCCTGCTCGACATCGGCACGCCCGCCAAGCGCGAACGCGTCGCGGACCGGGTCGACGAGTGGATCGACGGCTGCGCGGACAAGGACTACGACGCCGTCGAGCCGGACAACTTCGACAGCTTCACCCGCTCCCGCGGGCTGCTCAGCGCGGCCGACGCCACCGCCTTCATCAGGCTGCTCTCGGACCACGCGCACTCCCGGGGCCTGGCCATCGGGCAGAAGAACACCGTGGAGCTGGCCGGTCAACGAGGCCGTACGGGGCTCGACTTCGCGGTGGCGGAGGAGTGCGGCGAGTACGACGAGTGCGGTGAGTACGCGGAGGCGTTCGACGACCGGGTCGTCGTGATCGAGTACACCGACAACGGTTTCAGGAAGGCCCGGTCGGGCTTCGGTGACCGGCTGAGCATCGTGCGCCGGGATGTGCTGGTGTCGACGCCGGACAGCGCCGACTACGTCCGCAAGACCCGCTGA
- a CDS encoding carbohydrate ABC transporter permease, producing MTSLPRAITLAPQSQPRAPAVSRRGARRRARREKATAWAFIAPSVLVILGLGIVPVVWSLLLSFRADDLVTPGRWVGLDNYRALAQDPNFHTAVGNTLLYAALFVPLSLLGGLALALALNRRIRFIGLYRTLLFIPFVVSAAAQGVLFSFILDPEFGAANSLLHKFGISPQGFLTDPDQAIHLLVLISLWSGVGFCVVVYLAALQDVPRELVEAARIDGAGRWRVLRHITLPALTPVTVFLLLWQLITALQVFDLVYVTTKGGPLGSTTVIVYFVWQQAFQMFTAGYGAAAAYVLALALLVAGVGLRVVRRRQGRVVEGALR from the coding sequence ATGACATCACTGCCCCGCGCCATCACCCTCGCGCCGCAGTCCCAGCCCCGGGCGCCGGCCGTCTCACGGCGCGGCGCGCGGCGGCGCGCCCGGCGGGAGAAGGCCACCGCCTGGGCGTTCATCGCCCCTTCGGTTCTCGTCATCCTGGGCCTGGGCATCGTCCCGGTCGTCTGGTCGCTGCTGCTGTCGTTCCGCGCCGACGACCTGGTCACGCCGGGCCGCTGGGTGGGCCTCGACAACTACCGGGCGCTGGCCCAGGACCCCAACTTCCATACGGCGGTGGGCAATACGCTGCTGTACGCGGCGCTGTTCGTGCCGCTGAGCCTGCTCGGCGGTCTGGCGCTCGCGCTCGCCCTCAACCGGCGTATCCGGTTCATCGGCCTCTACCGGACCCTGCTCTTCATCCCGTTCGTGGTGTCCGCGGCCGCGCAGGGCGTGCTGTTCTCCTTCATCCTCGATCCGGAGTTCGGCGCGGCCAACTCGCTGCTGCACAAGTTCGGCATCTCGCCGCAGGGTTTCCTCACCGACCCCGACCAGGCGATCCACCTACTGGTCCTGATCTCGCTGTGGAGCGGCGTCGGCTTCTGCGTGGTCGTCTATCTCGCCGCGCTGCAGGACGTACCGCGCGAACTCGTCGAGGCCGCCCGTATCGACGGCGCCGGCCGGTGGCGCGTACTGCGGCACATCACACTCCCGGCCCTCACACCTGTGACGGTCTTCCTGTTGCTGTGGCAGCTGATCACCGCGCTCCAGGTCTTCGACCTCGTGTACGTGACCACGAAGGGCGGCCCGCTCGGCTCGACGACCGTGATCGTGTACTTCGTCTGGCAGCAGGCGTTCCAGATGTTCACGGCCGGGTACGGGGCCGCCGCCGCGTACGTCCTCGCGCTGGCCCTGCTGGTCGCGGGGGTGGGCCTGCGTGTCGTCCGGCGCCGGCAGGGGCGCGTCGTGGAAGGAGCCCTCCGATGA
- the melA gene encoding alpha-glucosidase/alpha-galactosidase has protein sequence MTEVKIAFVGAGSVVFTQGLLADLFAFPELGHARIALHDIDEERLATAEGAARHIADERGAKPTITAHLDRREALEGADFVVNTVQVGMNEATRTDFNVPARYGVRQTIGDTLGIGGIFRALRTFPVLRGLAEDMAELCPGALLLNYTNPMAMNVLYLSRIAPTLRVTGLCHSVYWTMHDLSQLVGVPFEEVSYLAAGVNHQAWVLRFERDGRDLHPLLDAAIAKDPGLLRRVRVDMYRRLGHYPTETSEHSAEYVPWYLHHDTEIERLRLPVGAYLDIIEENTADYERTRRALLADAPLPVEGTMEYAPQVIHSVVTGTPRTIYGNVPNRGLIDNLPADSVVEVPCLADALGVQPTRVGSLPPQCAALNSAYVSVTDLVVRAATDGDPRHIRHAAMADPATAAALPVERIWDLCDDLVRAHGELLQPELREELGH, from the coding sequence ATGACCGAGGTAAAGATCGCCTTCGTGGGAGCCGGCAGCGTGGTGTTCACGCAGGGGCTGCTGGCCGACCTGTTCGCCTTCCCCGAGCTGGGGCACGCCCGGATCGCCCTGCACGACATCGACGAGGAACGGCTGGCCACGGCGGAGGGAGCCGCCCGCCACATCGCGGACGAGCGCGGCGCCAAACCGACGATCACCGCACACCTCGACCGGCGCGAGGCCCTCGAAGGAGCCGACTTCGTCGTCAACACCGTCCAGGTCGGCATGAACGAGGCCACCCGCACGGACTTCAATGTCCCGGCCCGCTACGGAGTGCGCCAGACCATTGGCGACACGCTCGGCATCGGCGGCATCTTCCGCGCCCTGCGTACTTTCCCGGTGCTGCGCGGCCTCGCCGAGGACATGGCCGAACTCTGCCCGGGCGCACTGCTGTTGAACTACACCAACCCGATGGCGATGAACGTCCTGTACCTGTCGCGGATCGCGCCGACCCTGCGCGTGACGGGCCTGTGCCACTCGGTGTACTGGACGATGCACGACCTCTCGCAGCTGGTGGGCGTCCCCTTCGAGGAGGTCTCGTATCTGGCCGCCGGCGTGAACCACCAGGCCTGGGTGCTGCGTTTCGAGCGCGACGGCCGCGACCTCCACCCGCTCCTCGACGCCGCGATCGCCAAGGATCCGGGGCTCCTGCGCCGCGTGAGGGTCGACATGTACCGCAGGCTGGGCCACTACCCCACCGAGACGAGCGAGCACTCCGCCGAGTACGTGCCGTGGTATCTGCACCACGACACCGAGATCGAACGGCTCCGGCTGCCCGTGGGCGCGTACCTGGACATCATCGAGGAGAACACCGCCGACTACGAGCGCACCCGTCGGGCCCTGCTCGCGGACGCTCCGCTGCCCGTCGAGGGCACGATGGAGTACGCGCCCCAGGTCATCCACAGTGTCGTCACCGGCACCCCGCGCACGATCTACGGGAACGTTCCGAACCGCGGGCTCATCGACAACCTGCCCGCCGACTCCGTGGTCGAAGTGCCGTGCCTGGCCGACGCGTTGGGTGTCCAGCCGACCCGTGTCGGATCGCTGCCCCCGCAGTGCGCGGCGCTCAACAGCGCGTACGTCTCCGTCACGGACCTGGTCGTCCGCGCGGCCACGGACGGCGACCCGCGGCACATCCGCCATGCCGCGATGGCCGACCCCGCGACGGCGGCGGCCCTTCCGGTGGAGCGGATCTGGGACCTGTGCGACGACCTCGTACGGGCTCATGGGGAGCTGCTGCAGCCGGAGTTGCGGGAGGAGCTGGGGCACTGA
- a CDS encoding ABC transporter substrate-binding protein, with amino-acid sequence MTRTRGVLCPVERRGLLKGAAAVAAAPLLGACSQGASDGVGADGKVTVELWHGQVDIAKDAIQTLVTEFNRTHPRIRVDAGGGGVVSDAMLQKVTAALAAGSYPDIAYIFGSDLASIARSPRVVDLTDAMRGGPTAWNSFWAPVREAVTVNGKVRAAPALLDSLAVVYNRKLFRQAGVPFPEAGWTWDEFTDTARKLTDSGRGVFGTGWPGTGDEDTVWRLWPMIWDLGGDVVAADGRSIGFAGQGVRALDTLRRLVEDKSVYVDPKPGGEQMYQVFLGGRMAMVATGPWQLPDILDAEVDYDVVPLPSYSGRPVTISGPDTWTVFDNGSARSRAAVEFVQWMMRPEQDARWDIRAGSLPLGSATERQPQWRKHSQQTTGLRVFTDALDSARVRPVHAAYPQISQALGEAIVSVLLGRDSPTDALRRCADKADAALLIPR; translated from the coding sequence ATGACTCGGACCCGAGGTGTGTTGTGCCCTGTTGAGCGCCGCGGCCTGCTCAAAGGAGCCGCCGCTGTCGCCGCCGCGCCGCTGCTGGGCGCCTGTTCGCAAGGCGCGTCCGACGGTGTGGGTGCCGACGGGAAAGTGACCGTGGAGCTGTGGCACGGCCAGGTCGACATCGCCAAGGACGCGATACAGACGCTGGTCACGGAGTTCAACCGGACGCATCCGAGGATCCGGGTGGACGCCGGTGGCGGCGGGGTCGTCTCCGACGCGATGCTGCAGAAGGTGACGGCCGCGCTGGCCGCCGGCTCGTACCCGGACATCGCCTACATCTTCGGCTCCGACCTCGCCAGCATCGCCCGCAGCCCCCGGGTCGTCGATCTGACCGACGCGATGCGCGGCGGCCCCACGGCCTGGAACAGCTTCTGGGCGCCGGTGCGCGAGGCGGTCACCGTCAACGGCAAGGTGCGGGCCGCTCCCGCGCTTCTCGACTCGCTGGCCGTCGTCTACAACAGGAAGCTGTTCCGGCAGGCCGGTGTCCCCTTCCCCGAAGCGGGCTGGACCTGGGACGAATTCACCGACACGGCAAGGAAGTTGACCGACTCCGGCCGGGGCGTCTTCGGAACGGGCTGGCCCGGCACGGGCGACGAGGACACGGTCTGGCGGCTGTGGCCGATGATCTGGGACCTGGGCGGTGACGTCGTCGCAGCCGACGGCAGGAGCATCGGCTTCGCCGGCCAGGGCGTCCGGGCGCTCGACACCCTGCGGCGACTCGTCGAGGACAAGAGCGTGTACGTCGATCCGAAGCCCGGCGGCGAGCAGATGTACCAGGTGTTCCTGGGCGGCCGGATGGCGATGGTGGCGACCGGGCCCTGGCAGCTGCCGGACATCCTGGACGCCGAGGTGGACTACGACGTCGTACCGCTGCCGTCCTACAGCGGGCGGCCGGTGACGATCTCGGGCCCCGACACCTGGACCGTCTTCGACAATGGCTCCGCGCGCTCGCGGGCAGCCGTGGAGTTCGTCCAGTGGATGATGCGGCCGGAGCAGGACGCCCGGTGGGACATCCGGGCCGGGAGCCTGCCCCTCGGTTCCGCCACGGAACGGCAGCCGCAGTGGCGGAAGCACTCCCAACAGACCACGGGGCTCAGGGTGTTCACCGACGCGCTGGACTCCGCCCGGGTCCGGCCCGTCCATGCCGCGTATCCGCAGATCTCCCAGGCGCTCGGCGAGGCGATCGTCTCCGTCCTGCTCGGCAGGGACTCCCCCACCGACGCGCTGCGCCGGTGCGCCGACAAGGCCGACGCGGCACTGCTCATTCCGCGCTGA
- a CDS encoding HAD-IA family hydrolase: MNIPCEGLLFDNDGVLVDSDLGVDQAWSKWARARGLSPDRVTAMVHGRRSADTVALLVPDPGERPAALAEIDRLEIEAAATTTALPGALDLLTSLPQGSWAVVTSGVNALARARIAAAGLPLPPVLITADDVTHGKPAPDGYLAAAGKLGTDLARTVVLEDSAAGATAGAAAGAYVIGVGPRGLDTDAPVVVRDLRGLTWHDGVLDLGAAELLRS, from the coding sequence GTGAACATCCCCTGCGAGGGCCTGCTGTTCGACAACGACGGCGTGCTGGTCGACTCCGACCTCGGTGTCGACCAGGCGTGGAGCAAGTGGGCCCGCGCCCGCGGTCTCTCCCCCGACCGGGTCACCGCGATGGTGCACGGCAGGCGCTCCGCCGACACCGTCGCACTGCTCGTGCCCGACCCCGGGGAACGGCCCGCCGCCCTCGCCGAGATCGACCGCCTGGAGATCGAGGCGGCGGCCACCACGACCGCGCTGCCCGGCGCCCTCGATCTGCTGACGAGCCTGCCGCAGGGCAGCTGGGCCGTGGTGACCTCCGGAGTGAACGCGCTCGCCCGGGCCCGTATCGCCGCCGCGGGCCTGCCCCTGCCGCCCGTGCTCATCACCGCGGACGACGTCACCCACGGCAAACCCGCCCCCGACGGCTATCTCGCGGCCGCCGGGAAGCTGGGCACGGACCTGGCACGCACGGTCGTCCTGGAGGACAGCGCGGCCGGTGCCACGGCGGGGGCAGCGGCAGGGGCGTACGTCATCGGCGTCGGGCCGCGCGGTCTGGACACCGACGCCCCCGTCGTCGTACGGGATCTGCGCGGGCTGACCTGGCACGACGGCGTACTCGACCTGGGCGCGGCGGAGTTGCTGCGTTCCTGA
- a CDS encoding alpha/beta fold hydrolase, with product MIREHVTLAVQDHGGKGTPLLLLHGAGRTLADWAAVAPLLARHHRVLAVDLRGHGYSPDGTWSIPEVLADIEAVLDTHGIPGALPVGHSLGGMLAVRYALDHPGVTPGAVNLDGYGWGRPGQYVGLDPAYVEERLAQVRELAATVAGQLVPPGGLKDLLAQQRAMSAQLGIPYELLEAGVRRSVHERSDGQLELRPGREHALEMLAEIDSLDPFELVRRMDRPLLLGRALRPVPSVPGLDRFDELMAAYAKGLARDLAELAHSRAEVTVADIDGTHAMLLENPRPVADAILGFAAGLSDDRP from the coding sequence ATGATCCGAGAACACGTCACCCTCGCCGTCCAAGACCACGGCGGCAAGGGCACCCCGCTCCTGCTGCTGCACGGCGCCGGCCGTACTCTCGCGGACTGGGCCGCCGTCGCCCCGCTTCTCGCCCGCCACCACCGCGTGCTGGCCGTGGACCTGCGGGGCCACGGGTACTCGCCGGACGGCACGTGGAGCATCCCCGAGGTGCTCGCCGACATCGAGGCGGTCCTGGACACGCACGGCATCCCCGGGGCGCTCCCCGTCGGCCACTCGCTCGGCGGGATGCTCGCCGTCCGGTACGCCCTGGACCACCCGGGGGTCACTCCGGGCGCGGTGAACCTGGACGGATACGGATGGGGCCGGCCCGGTCAGTACGTCGGCCTCGATCCGGCGTACGTCGAGGAACGGCTCGCCCAGGTAAGGGAGTTGGCCGCGACGGTGGCGGGCCAGTTGGTTCCCCCGGGCGGGCTCAAGGACCTGCTCGCCCAGCAGAGGGCGATGTCCGCGCAACTGGGCATCCCGTACGAGCTGCTGGAGGCGGGCGTCCGGCGCTCCGTCCACGAACGCTCCGACGGGCAGCTGGAGTTGCGGCCCGGGCGTGAGCACGCCCTGGAGATGCTGGCCGAGATCGACTCGCTCGACCCCTTCGAGCTCGTCCGCCGCATGGACCGGCCCCTGCTGCTCGGCCGCGCGCTGCGGCCGGTCCCGTCCGTCCCGGGCCTCGACCGGTTCGACGAACTGATGGCGGCCTACGCGAAGGGACTCGCCCGGGACCTCGCCGAACTGGCCCACAGCCGTGCCGAGGTGACCGTCGCCGACATCGACGGCACGCACGCGATGCTGCTGGAGAACCCGCGCCCGGTCGCCGACGCGATCCTGGGATTCGCGGCGGGGCTCTCCGACGACCGACCGTGA
- a CDS encoding carbohydrate ABC transporter permease, with amino-acid sequence MSTRPMSTPPTSALKVGARGVSWRRVSGRGASPWHLLLAPLALAFALPLVWLVLSSVMTNAEINRFPPALWPDGIDLGGYRYVLGNAMFPRWFANSLIVASVAVVSNLLLGSLGGYAFARMRFAGSRVLLGLMLATMVIPFQLTMIPTFLVMKWLGLIDTLGALIVPSLVTPFAVFLFRQFFLTLPREIEEAAWIDGCSRLRVLFSIVMPLARPALATVAVLTFLTTWNDLSWPLIAINHDTQYTLQLGLTTFQGQHHARWSAVMAGNVITVLPVLVAFLLAQKTFVQSLTSSGLKG; translated from the coding sequence ATGAGCACGCGTCCGATGAGCACGCCGCCGACGAGTGCGCTCAAGGTGGGCGCGCGGGGGGTGAGTTGGCGCAGGGTGAGCGGGCGTGGGGCTAGCCCCTGGCATCTGCTGCTCGCCCCGCTGGCGCTGGCGTTCGCGCTGCCGCTGGTGTGGCTCGTGCTGAGCTCGGTGATGACGAACGCGGAGATCAACCGGTTCCCGCCGGCGCTGTGGCCCGACGGCATCGATCTGGGCGGCTACCGGTATGTGCTGGGCAACGCGATGTTCCCGCGCTGGTTCGCGAACTCGCTGATCGTCGCGTCGGTCGCCGTGGTGTCGAATCTGCTGCTCGGGTCGCTCGGCGGCTACGCGTTCGCGCGGATGCGGTTCGCGGGGTCGCGGGTGCTGCTCGGGCTGATGCTGGCGACCATGGTCATCCCGTTCCAGCTGACGATGATCCCGACCTTCCTGGTGATGAAGTGGCTCGGTCTGATCGACACGCTGGGCGCGCTGATCGTGCCGTCGCTGGTGACACCCTTCGCCGTGTTCCTTTTCCGGCAGTTCTTCCTGACGCTGCCGAGGGAGATCGAGGAGGCCGCCTGGATCGACGGGTGTTCGCGGCTGCGGGTCCTCTTCTCGATCGTCATGCCGCTGGCCAGGCCCGCCCTCGCGACGGTCGCGGTGCTGACGTTCCTCACCACGTGGAACGACCTGTCCTGGCCGCTCATCGCGATCAACCACGACACGCAGTACACGCTCCAGCTGGGCCTGACCACCTTCCAGGGGCAGCACCACGCACGGTGGTCCGCGGTGATGGCGGGCAACGTCATCACCGTGCTGCCGGTGCTGGTGGCGTTCCTGCTGGCGCAGAAGACGTTCGTCCAGTCGCTCACGTCCAGCGGACTGAAGGGGTAG
- a CDS encoding phytanoyl-CoA dioxygenase family protein: MTVTDRGAKTDAGGDTSGNVVRRFEEDGFTVARGLFAPAEIDELCAEFAALHARGPVPGHFEPRATGTTGPADPLHAYPRVMNPHRINDLALRHLLEPRLRDILQLLLGEEVLAAQSMFYFKPPGARGQALHQDNFYLRVEPGTCVAAWVACDVIDRENGGLEVVPGTHRMDVFCPEEADEGLSFAREYVPPPPGLAPVPVDMEPGDVLFFNGSLVHGSQPNHSADRFRRSYIGHYVGRSTERIGRFYPTLTMSGQPVPLRESEGAGPCGTEFEPAGPH; encoded by the coding sequence ATGACAGTCACGGACAGGGGCGCGAAAACGGACGCGGGCGGGGACACGAGCGGGAATGTCGTGCGGCGCTTCGAGGAGGACGGCTTCACCGTGGCGCGCGGGCTGTTCGCCCCGGCCGAGATCGACGAACTCTGCGCCGAGTTCGCCGCACTGCACGCCCGCGGACCGGTCCCCGGGCACTTCGAGCCCCGCGCGACCGGGACGACGGGCCCGGCGGACCCGCTGCACGCGTACCCCCGGGTCATGAACCCGCACCGCATCAACGACCTGGCGCTGCGCCACCTGCTCGAACCCCGGCTGCGGGACATCCTCCAACTGCTGCTGGGCGAGGAGGTGTTGGCGGCGCAGAGCATGTTCTACTTCAAGCCGCCGGGCGCCCGCGGCCAGGCCCTGCACCAGGACAACTTCTATCTGCGGGTGGAGCCGGGCACCTGTGTGGCCGCCTGGGTCGCCTGCGATGTGATCGACCGGGAGAACGGCGGCCTCGAAGTGGTCCCGGGCACCCACCGCATGGACGTGTTCTGCCCCGAAGAGGCCGACGAGGGGCTGTCGTTCGCCCGCGAGTACGTCCCGCCGCCGCCCGGGCTGGCCCCCGTTCCGGTCGACATGGAACCCGGTGACGTCCTGTTCTTCAACGGCAGCCTGGTGCACGGCTCCCAGCCCAACCACAGCGCCGACCGCTTCCGCCGCTCGTACATCGGCCACTACGTCGGCCGCTCCACCGAGCGCATCGGCCGCTTCTACCCCACCCTGACGATGAGCGGACAGCCCGTCCCCCTGCGGGAGAGCGAGGGCGCGGGCCCGTGCGGCACGGAGTTCGAACCGGCGGGCCCGCACTGA